One genomic window of Danio rerio strain Tuebingen ecotype United States chromosome 24, GRCz12tu, whole genome shotgun sequence includes the following:
- the LOC100149821 gene encoding Ig kappa-b4 chain C region: protein MVTSVKRLEVFVQPLNQFVSLWYTFGSGTKLDVGTVSPPQVSVLQPSSAEISSKRTATLLCVANKGFPSDWRLVWKVLKPDGSSSSGGQESSSAGLLEKDGLYSWSSSLTLSEQQWMESASVSCEATRSGQPALTAGDTVRRQQCSE, encoded by the exons ATGGTTACT TCAGTGAAGCGTTTAGAGGTTTTTGTTCAGCCGCTCAATCAGTTTGTATCACTGTGGTACACTTTCGGCAGCGGCACCAAACTGGATGTTGGCA CCGTCTCTCCTCCTCAAGTGAGCGTCCTGCAGCCCTCCAGTGCAGAGATCTCCTCCAAGCGGACGGCTACACTGCTGTGTGTGGCCAACAAGGGCTTCCCGTCAGACTGGAGGCTGGTCTGGAAGGTCCTCAAGCCTGACGGGAGCAGCAGCAGCGGGGGTCAGGAGAGCAGCAGTGCTGGGCTCCTGGAGAAGGACGGTCTGTACAGCTGGAGCAGCAGCCTGACTCTCTCTGAGCAGCAGTGGATGGAGAGCGCCTCAGTGAGCTGTGAGGCCACACGGAGCGGCCAGCCTGCGCTCACTGCAGGAGACACTGTGAGGAGACAGCAGTGTTCAGAGTAg
- the LOC100331407 gene encoding tripartite motif-containing protein 16, protein MKPSTSRHKISITMPSNTTILKPQTKKTGRKIKAGNSPVEKLPVYEPNIPEPSTREELLKYWINVSLDERTANKMLWLTEGGAKVSRMTDEVCPYLDRPERFDHSPQVLCKESVWASRCYWEVQYSGWAVIGAVYESAGRRTGDGACGLGESEESWGLGWAGSCYDAWHKGTSSKVSNVPQCHTIGLYVDQPAGLLCFYSIQMQEDTKKREVKLLHRFKNPIKEKLLPGFWMGRQSSCLILKKEE, encoded by the exons ATGAAACCATCCACATCCAGACACAAAATCTCCATCACAATGCCTTCAAACACAACCATCCTGAAGCCTCAAACCAAGAAAACAG gaaGGAAAATCAAAGCTGGAAACTCTCCTGTTG AGAAACTTCCAGTTTATGAGCCGAACATTCCAGAGCCGTCGACCAGAGAGGAGCTGCTCAAAT ACTGGATCAATGTTTCTCTGGATGAACGAACTGCCAATAAGATGCTGTGGCTGACAGAGGGCGGAGCTAAAGTGTCCCGCATGACAGATGAGGTGTGCCCTTACCTGGACAGACCAGAGAGATTCGACCACAGCCCGCAG gtgctgTGTAAGGAGTCGGTGTGGGCCTCACGTTGTTATTGGGAGGTGCAGTACTCCGGTTGGGCTGTGATCGGGGCGGTGTATGAATCCGCTGGTAGGAGGACAGGAGACGGTGCCTGTGGCCTCGGGGAGAGCGAGGAATCCTGGGGATTGGGTTGGGCAGGATCCTGCTATGACGCCTGGCACAAAGGAACCAGCAGCAAGGTGTCGAACGTGCCTCAGTGCCACACCATCGGCCTGTATGTGGATCAGCCTGCAGGCCTGCTCTGCTTCTACAGCATCCAGATGCAGGAAGACACCAAGAAAAGAGAAGTGAAGCTATTACACAGATTTAAAAACCCCATCAAGGAGAAGCTCCTGCCCGGTTTCTGGATGGGAAGACAGTCCTCCTGCTTAATACTAAAGAAAGAGGAATGA